A DNA window from Litorivicinus lipolyticus contains the following coding sequences:
- the dapC gene encoding succinyldiaminopimelate transaminase, with protein MNPRIDALHPYPFEKLRALVSGITPNPDLAPLSLGIGEPQHPPPQVAIDALIAQVGDVAHYPATLGRASLRAAIADWLKQRFALNTIDPDQQVLPVTGTREALFAVVQALVGDDCDIAMPNPFYQIYEGAALMAGATPIYLAADPSNDFKPMGDTGIPDYDRLAMMFICTPGNPSGKVYTSAELQQLIRLAQRHDFILVSDECYSEIYRDQAPAGLLQAAADMGLDDYRNCLAVGSLSKRSNLPGLRSGYMAGDAHLLKRFARYRTYHGCAMPGHHQAASEAAWGDEAHVAENRRLYRIKFDRAYELLADYLDDQPPAAGFYLWPKVPGGDDEGFTRFLLERQNLRVLPGRYLARDVDGSNPGAGHFRAALVSAPDTTETALVRLKTALDEWSARA; from the coding sequence ATGAACCCCCGTATCGACGCACTCCACCCCTACCCCTTTGAGAAGCTGCGAGCCTTGGTGTCCGGCATCACCCCGAACCCGGACTTGGCGCCGCTATCGCTGGGCATTGGCGAGCCACAACACCCGCCACCCCAGGTCGCGATCGATGCCCTGATTGCCCAAGTTGGTGATGTTGCGCACTACCCGGCGACCCTTGGCCGGGCCAGCTTGCGCGCCGCCATCGCTGATTGGCTGAAACAGCGCTTCGCACTGAACACGATTGACCCCGATCAACAGGTGCTGCCCGTGACTGGTACCCGTGAGGCCCTGTTCGCGGTGGTCCAGGCCCTGGTCGGCGACGACTGTGACATCGCCATGCCCAACCCCTTCTACCAAATCTATGAGGGTGCGGCGCTGATGGCGGGCGCCACGCCGATCTATTTGGCGGCCGACCCCAGTAACGACTTTAAGCCCATGGGCGACACCGGCATCCCGGACTATGACCGTCTTGCGATGATGTTTATCTGTACCCCGGGTAACCCCTCGGGCAAGGTTTACACCAGCGCTGAATTGCAGCAGCTGATTCGGTTGGCCCAGCGCCATGACTTTATCTTGGTGTCGGACGAGTGTTACAGCGAAATTTACCGTGACCAGGCGCCCGCTGGATTGCTTCAGGCGGCGGCCGACATGGGGCTGGATGACTACCGCAACTGTTTAGCGGTCGGCTCGCTGTCCAAGCGCTCTAACCTGCCGGGGCTGCGCAGCGGTTACATGGCCGGCGACGCCCATTTACTCAAGCGATTCGCCCGTTACCGCACCTACCACGGCTGTGCCATGCCGGGTCATCACCAGGCCGCGTCTGAAGCGGCGTGGGGCGACGAAGCCCACGTTGCCGAAAACCGTCGCTTGTACCGGATCAAGTTTGATCGTGCGTACGAACTGCTGGCCGACTACCTGGACGACCAACCACCGGCCGCGGGCTTTTACCTATGGCCTAAAGTCCCCGGTGGCGACGATGAAGGGTTTACCCGGTTTCTGTTGGAGCGCCAAAACCTGAGGGTTTTGCCCGGCCGTTATTTGGCCCGCGACGTCGACGGCAGCAACCCCGGCGCCGGCCATTTCCGCGCCGCCCTGGTAAGCGCACCCGACACCACCGAGACCGCACTGGTGCGGCTCAAAACCGCACTGGACGAATGGAGCGCACGGGCATGA
- the glnD gene encoding [protein-PII] uridylyltransferase yields MSRRNDLKAALLPLYEQLKKGVPALDLAAERAAQVESAILELWEQAGLGAPYQLLAVGGFGRQEVYPYSDIDLLVLLPDQTGNADAELTQFVQSLWDLGLEVGQSVRTLAQCGDEAAKDISTATAMLECRLLVGDPASVDAIRNQVRDAWPERDFFEAKRDEQSQRHSRRGDSEYSLEPNIKASPGGLRDLHTLIWITGRMGLGSTLDELFNRGFLREREYSLLLEAHEFLAATRFALHKSAGRAQNRLQFEHQAPVADSLGFTGEHPKQQVEAFMQRYYLMVMRVNEFNEVLLQQIAESLYRSETPEIIEISSRFQIRDNLLEVTHERVFEQQPQALMELFALLADNPAIIGISAETTRLVYRSRHLIDDAFRSDLRVISHFMEILRRPQRLTDILRRMRLYGVLSNYIPTFGNVMGLMQHDLFHIFTVDAHTIQLVNHLTSFWTGEVADQYPIVTDVVQRVPKIELLILAGLFHDLGKGRGGDHSEIGAPEAEAFCLRHWLSAYDARLVAWMVRHHLLMSTTAQRMDISDPVVIHEFAEQVGTLDRLDYLFALTVADISATNPELWNAWRASLLRQLYRATQGVLRRGLDHAAPSIGDLISDTRASVAARLEIGDDRLAAYFEPLGVSYFAQHSVDEIEWHTRALIDQPELPLVLTRNLAAGTQVFVCGPDRNKLFAAFCRVLDQGALTVVDARVCTTQDGRVMDSFMVMDANDMIAIAEPERVERVCQQLRAAFADPSANQLCNDGLTPRIKRYFSDPTHIKFYPDSHRNRTVMELVSPDRPGLLARVAGVLDELNLDLVLAKIATLGERVEDHFYIVNEQRTAVEDPAVLAALKTRLQQELDEHA; encoded by the coding sequence ATGAGCCGCCGAAATGACCTAAAGGCAGCGTTGTTACCGCTGTACGAGCAACTGAAAAAAGGCGTCCCGGCGCTGGACCTGGCGGCCGAGCGCGCCGCTCAAGTAGAGTCGGCGATTCTGGAGCTATGGGAGCAGGCTGGACTGGGTGCGCCCTACCAACTGTTGGCTGTGGGCGGGTTCGGGCGCCAGGAAGTCTATCCTTACAGTGACATCGACTTGCTGGTGTTGCTGCCCGATCAGACGGGTAATGCCGACGCCGAGCTGACCCAGTTCGTGCAGTCGCTGTGGGATTTGGGATTGGAAGTCGGTCAATCGGTGCGCACGCTGGCCCAGTGCGGTGACGAAGCGGCCAAAGACATTTCCACCGCGACCGCGATGCTCGAATGCCGTTTATTGGTCGGCGACCCAGCCAGTGTCGATGCCATTCGCAACCAAGTCCGCGATGCCTGGCCGGAACGTGACTTTTTCGAGGCCAAACGCGACGAGCAAAGCCAGCGCCACAGCCGCCGTGGTGACTCCGAGTACAGCCTGGAACCCAACATCAAGGCCAGCCCGGGCGGACTGCGGGACCTGCACACGCTGATTTGGATCACCGGGCGCATGGGCCTGGGCTCGACCTTGGACGAGCTATTCAATCGAGGTTTTCTGCGCGAGCGTGAATACAGCCTATTGCTAGAAGCCCATGAATTTTTGGCCGCGACCCGCTTTGCACTGCACAAAAGCGCCGGCCGCGCGCAAAACCGGCTGCAGTTCGAGCACCAAGCGCCGGTCGCCGACAGCCTTGGCTTCACCGGCGAGCACCCCAAGCAGCAGGTCGAAGCCTTCATGCAGCGCTATTACCTTATGGTAATGCGGGTCAACGAGTTCAACGAGGTGTTGCTGCAACAGATCGCTGAGTCGCTGTACCGCAGCGAGACCCCGGAAATTATCGAGATCAGCAGCCGCTTTCAAATCCGCGATAACCTGCTGGAAGTCACCCACGAGCGCGTGTTCGAGCAACAGCCACAGGCGTTGATGGAGCTGTTCGCGCTGCTGGCGGACAACCCGGCCATCATTGGCATCTCGGCCGAGACCACCCGATTGGTGTACCGCTCGCGCCACCTGATTGATGACGCATTCCGGTCGGATTTGCGGGTCATCAGCCACTTCATGGAAATTCTGCGTCGGCCCCAGCGCCTGACGGACATCCTCAGGCGGATGCGCCTGTACGGCGTGCTCAGCAACTACATCCCAACCTTTGGCAACGTCATGGGGCTGATGCAACACGACCTGTTTCATATCTTCACCGTCGATGCGCACACCATCCAGCTGGTCAACCACCTGACTTCATTTTGGACCGGCGAAGTGGCCGATCAGTACCCGATTGTCACGGATGTGGTCCAACGGGTGCCGAAAATTGAGCTGTTAATCCTGGCGGGGCTGTTCCATGACTTGGGCAAGGGCCGCGGCGGCGACCACTCAGAAATCGGTGCACCCGAGGCCGAGGCGTTTTGCCTGCGCCATTGGCTAAGCGCGTATGACGCCCGCCTGGTGGCCTGGATGGTTCGTCATCACTTGCTGATGAGCACGACCGCCCAGCGCATGGACATTTCCGATCCGGTGGTGATCCATGAATTCGCTGAACAAGTCGGCACGCTGGACCGTCTGGATTACCTGTTTGCCCTGACCGTGGCTGATATTTCCGCGACCAACCCGGAGCTGTGGAATGCCTGGCGTGCGTCGCTACTGCGTCAGCTTTACCGGGCCACCCAGGGCGTGCTGCGCCGGGGTCTGGACCACGCGGCACCATCTATCGGCGATCTGATCAGCGACACCCGGGCGTCGGTTGCCGCGCGCCTGGAAATCGGCGATGACCGCTTAGCGGCCTACTTTGAACCCCTGGGCGTGTCGTATTTCGCCCAGCACAGCGTCGACGAAATCGAATGGCACACCCGCGCCCTGATCGATCAGCCCGAACTGCCGCTGGTGCTGACACGTAATCTAGCCGCAGGCACCCAGGTCTTTGTCTGCGGGCCGGATCGCAACAAACTGTTCGCGGCCTTTTGCCGGGTCCTGGACCAGGGTGCCCTGACCGTCGTAGATGCGCGCGTTTGCACGACCCAAGACGGCCGTGTCATGGACAGCTTCATGGTGATGGATGCCAACGACATGATCGCGATTGCCGAGCCGGAGCGGGTCGAGCGCGTGTGCCAACAGCTGCGCGCGGCCTTCGCCGACCCCAGCGCCAACCAGCTGTGCAATGATGGCCTGACCCCGCGCATCAAACGCTATTTCAGCGACCCCACGCACATCAAGTTTTACCCTGACAGTCACCGCAACCGCACGGTGATGGAGCTGGTGTCGCCGGACCGTCCGGGCTTGCTGGCGCGCGTCGCCGGGGTGCTGGACGAGTTGAATTTGGATTTGGTGCTGGCCAAAATTGCGACCTTGGGCGAGCGCGTCGAAGATCACTTTTACATCGTCAACGAACAGCGCACCGCTGTCGAAGACCCCGCCGTCTTGGCCGCCCTCAAGACCCGATTGCAACAGGAACTGGACGAGCACGCATGA